GACAAAGGCGAAAACGAAATCCTTCATGCCCATGTCTTTCAGGCGGCGGGCAGCGCGCACGGCGACATGATGGCCCTTCCGTCGCAGCATCCGTCCGACAACGAGAATCACCTTGTCGCTTGCGGTGACGCCCATGATGCGGCGCATGGCATCGATGCGTTCGATGGAAACATTGGCCGGATTGAAAAGATCGTAATCGATGCTGGCGGGCACGACTTTGATCCTGTCGCACGGAACGTGATGGCGCTCGCTGATCAGTTCCGCGAGCTGATCGCTGACTGCGACGATCCTGTCGCCGCGCGCCATGACACTATTGTAGAAATGTTTCAGGGCGTTTTGCTCGCGGAAGCCCTTGTACCAAGTCGTCACGAACGGCGTGTTCGTCAGCTTCGCGGCGATATACGCGCTCCATGCCGGGGCCCGGCCATGGGCATGAATGACATCGCATTTGCGCTGACGCACCAGGCGGGAAATCACCGCAATATTGCGCGCCATCACGATCGGATTCTTGCTCGCCACGGCGGCATAGACGAGCTCGCCGCCCGCTTCGGCGAGCTGTGCCTCAAGACGGCCGCCGCGCGACATGACGATGGCACGATGACCGCCTTCGGTCAGGATGCGAACGAGATCGACAGCGCCCATTTCAGCGGCGCCTGCATGCAGCGTTGGGACGATGATCAGCACCGTCAGCGGCTGGCGCGATGCCGCAGCGCTGTTGTCTTGCATCGCGGCAGCTTCCGATTGCTCGATATAGATCGGTTTTTTTCGCGCGGCAGAACCGGAATTCACGCTCGTCCCCTTGCCCCCCGGTGCACGTGATGAACGAACACCGTGACGATTGCCCAGTCCTTCAAAAAAGGTGCATCCACCGGGCGGTAGCTGATAGGCCCTATTCAGCCGCGATGCAAACCTGCCTCGCAGCCTGTATTCACAAGCTGGCAGGCTGCGTTCCAATTTAAGGCGAAAACAAGGATAGAGCGCTGACGATGGCTGACAATGAAGTGACTGAGATCGAGGTCGGCGACGGCGATTCACGGCGGACCATTGCGGTCCGGCGGCGTGCCGGCAGCAAGCCAGGCCTGATCTGGCTGGGTGGGTTCAAGTCCGATATGAAGGGGACCAAAGCGGAAGCGCTCGATATTTGGGCCAAGGAGAACGGGCGAGCCTGCATTCGTTTCGATTATTCGGGGCATGGCGAATCGGGTGGACAATTTTTCGACGGCACGATCGGAAAATGGCTCGACGAAAGCTGTAGCGTGTTCGAGCAATTCTGCGACGGCCCGACCATCGCGATCGGCTCGTCGATGGGCGGATGGATTTCGCTGCTGCTGGCGCAGCGATTGCGGTCGAAGAAACTGCGCAGCAATGCCGAGCTTGCGGGATTGGTGCTGATTGCGCCTGCGGTGGACTTCACCGAAGTTCTGATGTGGCAGCGCTTCACGCCCGACATCAAGCGTCAATTGGAAGACAAGGGTTGTTGGGAGCGCCCGTCGGAATATTCTGCGGAACCTTATCTCATCACCCGTCAACTCATTGAGGAAGGCCGCAATCATCTCCTGCTCGGCGGTCTGATCGAGACCGGTTGCCCGGTGCGCATTCTGCAAGGTGTGAAGGATGAAGACGTGCCGTGGGAACATGCGGTGTCGCTTGTCTCGCGCATCGCCCGCGACGATGTGGTGTTGACGCTGGTCAAGGACGGCGACCATCGCTTGTCGCGCCCGGAGGATATCGAGCGGATGCTGGCAGCCGTCGGCGAATTCAACTAGACACATTCTTTTGAGGGCGGGCGCTTTTTCCTCCGCCCGCACTCGGGTATGGCAGGCGAGACACAATGACCTATCAAACCATTCAAGTCGAAACCAACGGCAAGGTCGGTGTGATCCGGCTGAACAGGCCGCAGGCTTTGAACGCGCTGAATTCGGAACTCGCGGGTGAGGTGGGGGAAGCCATTGCCGCGTTCGAGGCCGATGCCGGGATCGGGTGCATCGTGCTCACCGGTTCGGAGAAAGCTTTTGCCGCCGGTGCCGACATCAAGGAAATGGCCGGCAAGGACTACATGGATGCATTCTTCGGCAATTTCGCCGCTGACTGGAATGCTGCCGCGCGTGCGCGCAAGCCGGTGATCGCCGCGGTTGCGGGCTTCGCGCTTGGCGGTGGCTGCGAGCTTGCCATGCAATGTGACATGATCATCGCCGCCGACAATGCGAAATTCGGTCAACCGGAAATCAAGCTCGGGATCATTCCCGGCATTGGCGGCACGCAGCGTCTGACGCGCGCGATCGGCAAGGCCAAGGCCATGGACATGATCCTGACCGGCCGGATGATGGATGCCACCGAAGCGGAGCGTTCCGGTCTCGTAGCGCGCGTCGTGCCGCTGGCCGATTTGATGAACGAAGCGATGAAGACGGCAAACACCATCGCGTCGATGTCGTTGCCGTCGGTGATGCTGGCGAAGGAAGCGGTCAATCGCGCGTTCGAGACGACATTGGCCGAAGGCGTGTTGTTCGAAAGCCGCGTCTTCCATTCGCTGTTCGCGACGGCCGATCAAAAGGAAGGCATGACCGCTTTCGTCGAAAAGCGCGCGGCGAAGTTCGAGAATAAGTAGTCGCTTCATCGGAAATTATCAGCCGCTCGTCCCCCGCGGAGGCGGGGACCCAGAGTTATTTGCTGGATTCCCGCCTTCGCAGGAATGAGCGGAGATAGTGTTCTCTCTTGGTTAACGAGCGTTACTTCCTCACGCACACCACGCGAACGATCGCATTCTTGGCTGCTGCGATGTCGCTCTTGCCGATCGCTGGATAGACCCCCGCACCGTCGAGAAATTTGCGGATGCTGCTCGTTGGAATGAAAGACGGCTGATTGGCCGCGGCGATCATGCCGACGAATTGTCCTTGGCCGTCGAATGCACCACCCCCGACAAAGCCGCGGATGGGCCGTGCATCCATCAGCACGCGCGATCCATCGACGCCGCGCAGTTTCGCATTCGCGCTGGTGACGTCGCGTGCGCCGGCCTGTGTTTCCGGTGCGGCAATGCCGAGCAATGTCAGGTCCGTGCTTTTCGGCGCGTCCGACGAAAAGCGAAGCGACTTCAGGTGATCTGCGCCGTTCACCTGCAGCAGCGTGAGGTCGGTGGTCTTGTCATCGGCCAGACGATCGGCGCGGCCGAGGCCGGCAATCACGATGGTCTGGCAATCGCCGGCCAATTGGCGATCGGTGACCACATGGCCCGATTGGGTGACGACGATACCGGAGCCGTATTGCACCTTGCGTGTTGCCGACGCCGTGGCGGCATCGCCGAACGGGATGAAAGCATTGGCCATAATATCGACCATGGGCAAAACGATGCCTTCCATCGCCTGATCGTAGAGGATGGTCAGCCCTCGCGCTTCATTGTCCTTCATGAAAACGCGGACATGGAATTTCTTCAGGCCCTGGAGGCCCGAGATCAGGAATGTGTTGCCTTGCACGGAGGTGAATTCGACGCGCCGCGACGTGGGCTTCTTCTTCAAGTCCTCGAACAATTCGTTGAGTGTCGCGCCGGCCATCTTCTCGCGAAAGGTCTCGATCTGGATCTCGCCGCGTGCGGATGACCAGCGCGTGCCGGTGGCGCCAAGCTCAGAGCGCGGAACGAGCTTGGACGGAATGCCGAGGCGCACGCCCGGCGTCGCATCATCTTCCACCAGACGCCAGCCGATATGGTCTTTCCTGTTGCGGGTCGCCGTTGCGAGGGCCTGACGCTGGTCCGGCGTGATGATGCCGGTCTCTTCGAACTTGTTGCGGTGCTGGAATGCCCGGACCGCGGCAATGGCGCGATCGCCGAAAGCCGGGTCAGCCGCGCCGGCAAGATCGCCTGACCAGATCAGGTCGGACTGGATTGCCAGCCGTTCGGCCACCGGCATCGCGGTGTAGGCCTCGCGCTGGTTCGGTGTCATGGCGGGCGCCGGCGGCTGCTCGCTGTTCCCTGATTTTTCGGACTTTTTGGCAGCTTTCTGGGGCGCTTTCTTCTTGGCTGCGGGTTTGGCGGGCGGCACAGGTGCCGCCTCAGGTCTGGCGGCGGGCTGCTGTTTTTGTTCAGCCTTGGGGGCTGTGTTTTGCCCCATTGCCTGCGATATGAACGCAAGCGCGATCACGGTGGTCCATGCCGCAAAACGCATCTCTATACCCTCAGCCGCCCCGGCACAGGATGAACCGGCAATTTGCAATTACGCAAGACCTTGAAGGCAGCATCGCAGACAGGATGCCGCAAACGATGTGGAGGAACCGGCAATGCTGACCCCCGACGAGCTGGAGCGCTACGCCCGGCACATTGTCATGCGCGATGTTGGCGGGCCGGGGCAG
The genomic region above belongs to Pseudorhodoplanes sinuspersici and contains:
- a CDS encoding glycosyltransferase: MNSGSAARKKPIYIEQSEAAAMQDNSAAASRQPLTVLIIVPTLHAGAAEMGAVDLVRILTEGGHRAIVMSRGGRLEAQLAEAGGELVYAAVASKNPIVMARNIAVISRLVRQRKCDVIHAHGRAPAWSAYIAAKLTNTPFVTTWYKGFREQNALKHFYNSVMARGDRIVAVSDQLAELISERHHVPCDRIKVVPASIDYDLFNPANVSIERIDAMRRIMGVTASDKVILVVGRMLRRKGHHVAVRAARRLKDMGMKDFVFAFVGEDEGHSRYTGDLWDEVLANDLAGVVRLIGPVDDLPASYAVASVVVSAAVQQEGLQRAILEGQAMERPVVVSDLGAGPEVVLAPPTVPEDRMTGLRFSSGDDAGLAAGLVRLFSMSPAQHHAIGLRGRQWVTKHFNRATISDLTLQLYSGLAQTKNATRP
- a CDS encoding alpha/beta hydrolase — translated: MADNEVTEIEVGDGDSRRTIAVRRRAGSKPGLIWLGGFKSDMKGTKAEALDIWAKENGRACIRFDYSGHGESGGQFFDGTIGKWLDESCSVFEQFCDGPTIAIGSSMGGWISLLLAQRLRSKKLRSNAELAGLVLIAPAVDFTEVLMWQRFTPDIKRQLEDKGCWERPSEYSAEPYLITRQLIEEGRNHLLLGGLIETGCPVRILQGVKDEDVPWEHAVSLVSRIARDDVVLTLVKDGDHRLSRPEDIERMLAAVGEFN
- a CDS encoding enoyl-CoA hydratase → MTYQTIQVETNGKVGVIRLNRPQALNALNSELAGEVGEAIAAFEADAGIGCIVLTGSEKAFAAGADIKEMAGKDYMDAFFGNFAADWNAAARARKPVIAAVAGFALGGGCELAMQCDMIIAADNAKFGQPEIKLGIIPGIGGTQRLTRAIGKAKAMDMILTGRMMDATEAERSGLVARVVPLADLMNEAMKTANTIASMSLPSVMLAKEAVNRAFETTLAEGVLFESRVFHSLFATADQKEGMTAFVEKRAAKFENK
- a CDS encoding serine protease, which translates into the protein MRFAAWTTVIALAFISQAMGQNTAPKAEQKQQPAARPEAAPVPPAKPAAKKKAPQKAAKKSEKSGNSEQPPAPAMTPNQREAYTAMPVAERLAIQSDLIWSGDLAGAADPAFGDRAIAAVRAFQHRNKFEETGIITPDQRQALATATRNRKDHIGWRLVEDDATPGVRLGIPSKLVPRSELGATGTRWSSARGEIQIETFREKMAGATLNELFEDLKKKPTSRRVEFTSVQGNTFLISGLQGLKKFHVRVFMKDNEARGLTILYDQAMEGIVLPMVDIMANAFIPFGDAATASATRKVQYGSGIVVTQSGHVVTDRQLAGDCQTIVIAGLGRADRLADDKTTDLTLLQVNGADHLKSLRFSSDAPKSTDLTLLGIAAPETQAGARDVTSANAKLRGVDGSRVLMDARPIRGFVGGGAFDGQGQFVGMIAAANQPSFIPTSSIRKFLDGAGVYPAIGKSDIAAAKNAIVRVVCVRK